In a single window of the Pseudodesulfovibrio profundus genome:
- a CDS encoding hydrogenase small subunit: MPNGNKFDSLKMLAGDKKPSRREFMKFCGLMATFIGMGPAFAPQIAHALTNKKRPSVVYLHCAECTGCTEGLLRAYEPYFDEIIMSTISLDYCETVMAASGAAAHAALEKALRNPEGYICVIEGGIPTYHGGEYGKVGGETMFQLCARVASKAIATIAMGSCASFGGIQAATPNPSGAKGVNNALEAVGVKAINIAGCPPNPMNFVGTVVHLLTKGMPKLDTWNRPVQFYGDTVHAHCPRQEHFNKGEFAPSFDSDEAKKGWCLYQLGCKGPYTYNNCPTALFNQVNWPVKAGAPCIGCSEPNFWDDYSPFFHPIEDGTKS, from the coding sequence ATGCCCAATGGAAACAAATTCGACTCATTGAAGATGTTGGCCGGGGACAAGAAGCCCAGCCGACGGGAATTCATGAAGTTCTGCGGTCTGATGGCAACATTCATCGGAATGGGACCAGCCTTCGCACCACAGATCGCCCATGCACTGACCAATAAGAAGCGTCCATCCGTCGTCTACCTGCACTGCGCTGAATGTACCGGCTGCACCGAAGGTCTGCTCCGAGCATATGAGCCGTACTTTGATGAGATCATCATGAGTACCATCTCGCTCGACTACTGCGAAACGGTCATGGCCGCTTCCGGCGCAGCAGCCCATGCCGCACTGGAAAAAGCCCTGCGCAATCCCGAAGGGTACATCTGCGTCATCGAAGGCGGTATCCCCACTTACCACGGTGGAGAATATGGCAAGGTCGGCGGCGAAACCATGTTTCAACTCTGCGCCCGTGTGGCTTCCAAGGCCATTGCAACCATCGCCATGGGATCATGCGCCAGTTTTGGCGGCATCCAGGCGGCAACTCCCAACCCATCCGGCGCCAAGGGCGTGAACAACGCACTCGAAGCCGTGGGCGTCAAGGCGATCAACATCGCCGGTTGCCCGCCCAACCCCATGAACTTCGTGGGGACCGTGGTCCATCTGCTGACCAAGGGCATGCCCAAGCTCGACACCTGGAATCGCCCGGTACAATTCTACGGCGATACCGTCCACGCGCACTGCCCCCGTCAGGAGCACTTCAACAAGGGCGAATTCGCCCCCAGTTTCGACAGTGACGAAGCCAAGAAGGGATGGTGCCTGTACCAGCTCGGCTGCAAGGGACCATATACCTACAACAACTGCCCCACGGCCCTGTTCAATCAGGTCAACTGGCCGGTCAAGGCCGGAGCGCCCTGCATTGGTTGCAGCGAACCCAATTTCTGGGATGACTATTCACCGTTCTTCCATCCGATCGAAGATGGAACCAAGAGCTAA
- a CDS encoding cytochrome c3 family protein: MFRTVLLFMAGAVVAVLTVSAATAYEVPDKIVLDRVKGNKMLNTWVDKVTFAHGFHAIRVPCRDCHHKESDKTLGEFVACRQCHTDDDPKEPSGFYRAWHSDGPPSCLGCHTQRRTQGGKNPVGCTTACHKPR, encoded by the coding sequence ATGTTTCGCACGGTTCTGCTCTTCATGGCAGGGGCTGTTGTCGCCGTTCTGACCGTTTCGGCGGCCACGGCATACGAAGTCCCCGACAAAATCGTTTTGGACAGAGTAAAAGGCAACAAAATGCTGAATACCTGGGTCGACAAGGTCACCTTTGCGCATGGGTTCCACGCCATACGGGTGCCCTGCCGGGACTGTCACCACAAGGAATCCGACAAGACGCTGGGGGAATTCGTCGCATGTCGCCAATGTCACACCGATGATGATCCCAAAGAGCCTTCCGGCTTCTACCGGGCATGGCACTCTGACGGACCGCCCAGCTGCCTGGGCTGTCACACCCAGAGACGAACTCAAGGCGGCAAGAACCCGGTAGGCTGCACCACTGCCTGCCACAAGCCCCGTTAG
- a CDS encoding ATP-binding cassette domain-containing protein, which yields MTFELDIKKALRCGGEEFLLSARFTTEDRAIVLFGPSGSGKTLTLQAIAGMLTPDEGYIRINGTTLYDADNGINIPTRKRRVGYVFQNYALFPHLTVRENIGFGLKPLLGNISDENRERVQELVATFGLERVAEQKPSALSGGQQQRAALARALAPSPDILLLDEPFSALDQPLRIRMREELSSTLQQFDIPMILVTHDSDEVESFAQSVAVYRNGLVESVHSAQDIARSGRDIGETVRQKAAEFYP from the coding sequence ATGACATTTGAACTCGACATAAAAAAAGCGCTGCGCTGCGGGGGAGAAGAGTTCCTCCTCAGCGCCCGCTTCACCACCGAAGACCGCGCCATTGTGCTCTTCGGCCCTTCCGGTTCGGGCAAGACCCTGACCCTGCAAGCCATTGCCGGTATGCTCACGCCCGATGAAGGATATATCCGCATCAACGGCACCACCCTTTATGATGCAGATAACGGCATCAATATCCCGACCCGCAAGCGCCGCGTGGGCTATGTCTTTCAGAACTATGCCCTGTTTCCTCACCTGACTGTCAGAGAGAACATTGGATTCGGGCTCAAACCGCTTCTGGGCAATATTTCCGATGAAAACAGGGAGCGTGTTCAGGAGCTTGTAGCAACCTTTGGTCTGGAACGAGTCGCCGAGCAAAAACCGTCTGCCCTTTCGGGCGGGCAGCAACAGCGTGCAGCGCTGGCCCGGGCGCTGGCTCCTTCTCCCGACATACTGCTTCTGGATGAACCATTCAGTGCGCTGGACCAGCCCCTGAGAATCCGGATGCGCGAGGAACTCTCAAGCACACTGCAACAATTCGACATTCCCATGATCCTGGTTACCCACGACTCGGATGAAGTCGAATCCTTTGCCCAATCCGTTGCCGTCTACCGGAATGGTTTGGTTGAGAGCGTACACTCGGCGCAAGATATAGCGCGTTCCGGTAGGGATATCGGAGAGACCGTGCGCCAAAAAGCAGCCGAATTCTACCCTTAA